Proteins encoded by one window of Anaerolineales bacterium:
- a CDS encoding DUF3352 domain-containing protein: MPLIRRLFMILLIAALTLTTLPFNSTAAQSREADKLAAYMPANTDVFLSIRTDDAYLATLEALISRLAAKIPGVQLPESFLRKGLHDLFGAAFRLDFEKEVRSWLGSRVAIGLSASRLMGRNVDQTTIFTFAAEVTDRAKAEAFITLILKDVPSVERLTMGDYTAFVVRINTPYYILVGDTALIFGSEAQVAVPLGKGEALTSLSRYIRAAGELPEAEYNLYAYLDMGTIFSTLKQSMGGMGGTGAGNPFDQPIIASLEAITIGGTLLSDGKTLALDFAQTYDLDIGKRTGLVLPYTTPVQTSFLKHIPQDAGMLIQIADLNQLYEAALALLESQLPPDQRERMMRQLTDSVREATGLDLATDIMGWMQKDTAIFLSYDSTAPNMLLQGVKQEPVSLKALNVGIVIDTSADPEKAKNMAKVIGDLLVKASDRPAPNSPVTVSREQINGAIPAVTLTFTAPTLAEPVELLIAANDQVFVVGTRKAVEGVFSGVPGLDGSATYAAAAKVMVANPTQVLYIGENGWDALSLITTTYASAFLSFSIPPMTPFPPMSTTPQPTPNYEATRTARQAEAAAQVEQLYGIVRGVFGEFTHATISGTYSKEGVSLSRFTLTLK, translated from the coding sequence ATGCCCTTGATTCGACGTTTGTTTATGATCCTACTCATTGCCGCCCTCACCCTAACCACGCTACCATTTAACTCTACCGCCGCCCAAAGCCGTGAGGCGGACAAACTGGCGGCTTACATGCCCGCCAACACCGATGTCTTTCTCAGCATTCGCACCGATGATGCCTATCTTGCCACATTGGAGGCATTAATCAGTCGTCTCGCCGCGAAAATTCCCGGCGTTCAACTTCCCGAATCATTTTTGCGCAAGGGGCTGCATGACCTCTTTGGCGCTGCCTTTCGCCTCGATTTCGAGAAAGAAGTCCGCTCGTGGCTAGGGTCACGGGTTGCCATTGGTCTTTCTGCCTCGCGGCTGATGGGGCGCAATGTCGATCAGACGACGATCTTCACCTTTGCTGCCGAGGTGACAGACCGCGCCAAAGCGGAGGCATTTATCACCCTGATTCTGAAGGATGTTCCCTCTGTAGAACGCCTGACGATGGGCGATTACACCGCCTTTGTCGTGCGGATAAACACCCCTTACTACATCCTTGTAGGGGATACGGCGCTCATCTTCGGGAGTGAGGCTCAGGTAGCTGTCCCGCTTGGGAAGGGCGAGGCGCTGACGAGTTTAAGCCGTTACATACGGGCCGCGGGCGAACTCCCCGAAGCCGAGTACAACCTCTATGCTTATCTTGATATGGGGACGATCTTCAGCACCTTAAAACAGAGCATGGGTGGGATGGGCGGCACAGGTGCGGGGAATCCCTTTGATCAGCCGATCATTGCCTCTTTGGAAGCGATCACCATTGGGGGGACGCTGCTTTCTGATGGCAAAACGCTGGCGCTCGATTTCGCCCAAACCTATGACCTTGATATAGGGAAGCGCACCGGACTCGTCCTCCCTTACACCACGCCCGTCCAGACCAGTTTCCTGAAACATATCCCGCAAGATGCCGGCATGTTGATACAGATCGCTGACCTCAATCAGTTATATGAAGCGGCTCTTGCCCTCTTGGAAAGCCAACTTCCCCCTGACCAACGCGAACGGATGATGCGCCAGCTTACCGACAGCGTGCGGGAGGCAACAGGGCTTGATCTGGCAACGGATATTATGGGGTGGATGCAAAAGGACACGGCAATCTTCCTCAGCTACGATTCCACCGCCCCGAATATGCTCCTTCAGGGTGTGAAACAAGAACCCGTCTCCCTGAAGGCGCTCAATGTTGGGATCGTGATCGATACCAGCGCTGATCCCGAAAAAGCAAAGAACATGGCAAAGGTTATTGGCGATTTGTTGGTGAAGGCGTCAGATCGTCCCGCCCCGAATTCTCCCGTGACCGTCAGCCGTGAACAGATCAATGGTGCGATTCCGGCAGTGACTCTCACCTTCACCGCCCCCACCCTTGCCGAGCCGGTTGAACTGCTCATCGCCGCCAATGATCAGGTCTTTGTCGTGGGGACGCGCAAAGCCGTTGAGGGTGTCTTCAGCGGGGTGCCGGGGCTAGATGGCTCAGCCACCTATGCCGCCGCCGCAAAGGTCATGGTCGCTAACCCAACGCAAGTCCTCTATATAGGGGAAAACGGGTGGGATGCGCTAAGTTTGATCACAACCACTTACGCCAGCGCATTTTTGTCATTCAGCATACCGCCGATGACGCCGTTTCCGCCCATGTCTACCACACCGCAGCCCACCCCCAACTACGAGGCGACGCGCACCGCGAGGCAAGCGGAAGCCGCTGCCCAAGTAGAACAGCTTTATGGCATCGTGCGGGGCGTCTTTGGCGAATTTACCCATGCCACCATATCGGGAACGTACTCGAAAGAAGGCGTCTCGCTCTCCCGTTTCACCCTTACTCTGAAGTAG
- a CDS encoding insulinase family protein — translation MSDLQKIILSNGLTVLLKPMHTAPVISFWVLYRIGSRNEPTGLTGVSHWVEHMLFKGTEQFPAGYLDAAIDREGGEWNAQTSYDYTAYYETMPAERIDLALRAEADRMVNATFHPEDVESERTVILSERRGSENSHWFWLTEDVHGAMFRVHGYRHKIIGDTHDLLTMTRDDLYNHYRRHYTPANAIIGIAGDFESEAMAARIRELYEGLPGGERPSLFARPEPPQQGERRLRVERPGPTHALMIAYRAPAVTDPDWLHLLMLDAILDGASIPGGGSAGGRTARLYQALVKTEIAVSVGTGLNETHDPYMYSFSATAREGRTLEEVETAIYGVIDGALRGELTQAELDRARKQIRALLAYNKESITNQAFKMAYFEHVAGDPQWHERAGERLLTITLDDVHRAAQKYLRPSQRTVGYFIPTNADDQIDESALEEIA, via the coding sequence ATGTCAGACCTCCAAAAAATCATCCTCAGCAATGGGCTAACGGTGCTGCTGAAGCCGATGCACACCGCCCCCGTGATCAGTTTTTGGGTTCTTTACCGCATTGGCAGCCGGAACGAACCGACTGGCTTAACGGGCGTCTCACACTGGGTGGAACACATGCTGTTCAAAGGGACAGAGCAGTTTCCGGCGGGGTACCTTGACGCCGCTATTGACCGCGAAGGGGGCGAATGGAACGCCCAAACATCCTATGATTACACCGCCTACTATGAAACCATGCCCGCCGAGCGCATCGACCTTGCCCTGCGGGCTGAGGCAGACCGGATGGTGAACGCCACCTTCCATCCAGAGGACGTTGAATCAGAACGCACCGTGATTCTTTCCGAGCGGCGCGGAAGCGAGAACAGCCATTGGTTTTGGCTCACGGAGGACGTTCACGGGGCAATGTTCCGCGTGCATGGCTACCGTCATAAGATCATTGGTGACACGCACGACCTGCTGACGATGACGCGGGACGATCTCTACAACCACTATCGGCGGCACTACACGCCAGCGAATGCCATTATCGGGATTGCCGGAGATTTTGAATCGGAAGCCATGGCGGCGCGTATCCGTGAACTCTACGAGGGGCTGCCCGGTGGGGAACGTCCTAGCCTTTTTGCCCGCCCAGAGCCACCACAGCAAGGCGAACGGCGTCTTCGTGTGGAGCGCCCCGGTCCCACCCATGCCCTGATGATTGCCTACCGCGCTCCGGCAGTGACCGACCCCGATTGGCTGCATTTGCTTATGCTGGACGCCATTTTGGACGGGGCAAGTATTCCGGGTGGCGGCTCAGCAGGAGGGCGAACAGCGCGATTGTATCAGGCATTAGTAAAAACCGAGATCGCCGTGAGCGTGGGGACGGGGCTGAACGAAACACATGATCCTTACATGTACTCCTTCAGCGCTACCGCTCGCGAGGGGCGCACTCTAGAGGAGGTGGAGACGGCGATCTACGGCGTTATTGACGGGGCGCTTCGTGGGGAACTGACCCAAGCCGAACTAGATCGCGCTCGAAAACAGATTCGGGCGCTACTTGCCTATAACAAAGAGTCGATCACCAATCAGGCGTTCAAGATGGCGTATTTTGAGCATGTGGCAGGCGATCCTCAATGGCACGAACGCGCCGGGGAACGTTTGCTGACAATCACCCTTGACGATGTTCACCGCGCTGCCCAAAAATACCTTCGCCCCTCACAGCGCACAGTGGGCTATTTTATCCCGACGAACGCTGATGATCAGATCGATGAAAGCGCCCTTGAGGAGATCGCCTAA
- a CDS encoding zinc ABC transporter substrate-binding protein, which yields MRYRIALTLIILISVAFSPTGYSRAERGTMLRVVATTTQAADAVRILAGDRVHLTALMGAGVDPHLYKPTEADIAAMNQADLVIYSGLHLEGQFDEVFKALGERDIRTYAAATPVLEAGFVMEVASGAHDPHFWFDPLNWAMAVDGIAAVLGESDPPNAAFYRTNADAYIRHLEALSAWGVEAMSVVPAEHRILVTSHDAFQYFAAAFGWKVGAIQGISTVTEASVADIQKVAKAVIAAQIPVIFVESSVPKRTVEAVVEACKAQGVSVQMGIRELYSDAMDAPGKYGGTYIGMLTHNILTIVKSFGYDVPSFPQTLLPQPPPELL from the coding sequence ATGAGATACCGTATCGCCCTCACCCTTATCATCCTTATCAGTGTGGCGTTTTCGCCCACAGGCTATAGCCGTGCCGAGCGTGGGACGATGTTAAGGGTCGTCGCCACAACGACGCAAGCAGCTGACGCTGTGCGTATTTTGGCGGGGGATCGTGTCCACCTGACGGCGCTCATGGGGGCAGGCGTTGATCCGCATCTCTACAAGCCCACCGAGGCAGACATTGCAGCAATGAACCAAGCCGACCTCGTGATCTACAGCGGACTTCATCTGGAAGGGCAGTTTGATGAGGTGTTCAAGGCTCTCGGCGAGCGGGATATTCGCACCTACGCGGCGGCGACGCCTGTCTTGGAGGCGGGGTTCGTTATGGAGGTGGCAAGTGGCGCTCATGATCCCCACTTCTGGTTTGATCCGCTGAACTGGGCGATGGCAGTCGATGGAATCGCCGCCGTACTTGGCGAAAGCGACCCGCCCAACGCTGCCTTCTATCGGACAAATGCCGACGCTTACATTCGCCATTTGGAGGCGCTCTCGGCGTGGGGAGTGGAGGCAATGAGCGTCGTCCCCGCCGAACACCGTATTCTGGTCACCTCGCACGATGCCTTTCAGTACTTTGCTGCCGCTTTTGGGTGGAAAGTGGGTGCGATTCAAGGGATCAGCACAGTCACTGAGGCAAGCGTTGCCGATATTCAAAAGGTGGCAAAGGCAGTCATTGCCGCGCAGATTCCGGTAATTTTTGTCGAGTCCAGCGTTCCCAAGCGGACGGTGGAGGCAGTGGTTGAGGCATGTAAGGCGCAGGGCGTCTCCGTGCAAATGGGTATCCGCGAACTCTATTCGGATGCGATGGACGCGCCGGGGAAGTATGGTGGGACGTACATCGGGATGCTGACGCACAACATTTTGACCATCGTGAAATCGTTTGGGTACGATGTACCATCCTTCCCGCAGACGCTTCTGCCGCAGCCGCCTCCCGAATTACTGTAA
- a CDS encoding metal ABC transporter ATP-binding protein has protein sequence MTATTPLIAFETHDLTVAYPNQEQPALWGATLRIPEGVLMAIVGPNGAGKSTLIKAALNILHPTAGEARFYGKPYREARSLVGYVPQRGSVDWDFPTTVLDVAMMGIYGRLGWLRRPGKAERQQGMDALQQVGMAEFAGRQIGQLSGGQQQRTFLARALVQDASIYFMDEPFAAVDAVTERAIVALLRELRSRGRTVIVVHHDLSTVKEYFDWVTLLNVEVIASGAVGTTFTEANLNHTYGGRVVIGGGTSPRPLGGAGLAAATS, from the coding sequence ATGACGGCAACGACACCGCTGATTGCTTTTGAAACCCACGATCTCACCGTCGCTTATCCGAACCAAGAGCAGCCCGCCCTTTGGGGGGCAACACTGCGCATCCCAGAGGGCGTCCTCATGGCGATTGTCGGACCGAACGGCGCAGGCAAAAGCACCCTGATCAAAGCAGCGCTGAACATCCTCCACCCCACAGCGGGCGAGGCACGGTTTTACGGAAAACCCTACCGCGAGGCACGCAGCCTGGTTGGCTATGTCCCCCAGCGGGGGAGTGTCGATTGGGACTTCCCGACCACTGTCCTTGATGTGGCAATGATGGGTATTTATGGGCGGCTTGGCTGGCTGCGACGCCCGGGCAAAGCTGAACGCCAACAAGGGATGGACGCCCTGCAACAAGTGGGTATGGCAGAGTTTGCCGGACGGCAGATTGGACAGCTTTCCGGCGGACAGCAGCAACGGACGTTTTTGGCGCGGGCGCTTGTTCAGGATGCCTCAATTTACTTTATGGATGAGCCATTCGCGGCGGTGGATGCCGTCACTGAACGAGCGATTGTTGCCCTTCTGCGCGAACTGCGCTCACGCGGGCGAACGGTCATCGTCGTTCACCACGATCTGAGTACCGTGAAAGAGTACTTCGATTGGGTAACGCTTCTCAACGTTGAGGTCATCGCCAGCGGCGCGGTGGGAACAACCTTTACCGAGGCGAATCTGAACCATACCTATGGGGGGCGAGTTGTCATCGGTGGTGGAACATCGCCGCGCCCATTGGGCGGGGCAGGTTTGGCAGCTGCTACCTCATAA
- a CDS encoding metal ABC transporter permease: protein MIELDYTLLIVALGGALLGALSGVLGTFAVLRGQALLGDMLSHAALPGVCLAFLIAGRSPLALLLGAGIAAWLGAQLVSAITDTTRIKADAAIGIVLASFFALGIALLSSIQKRDDAAQAGLDKFIFGQAAAMSASDILLIVLAGGVILLSIIAFWKEFKLITFDPEFAGANGYPVRFFKALLATLIAAGIVLGLQLAGVILMVGLLVAPAAAARQWVKSLAGMALLAACFGGFSGAAGAFLSSIERGLPTGPLIIVVASALVGVSLLVAPERGILAVMRGTSRTKAS, encoded by the coding sequence ATGATTGAACTCGATTACACTCTCCTGATCGTTGCCCTCGGCGGGGCGCTTCTCGGCGCGTTGAGCGGTGTCCTCGGCACATTCGCCGTCCTGCGTGGGCAAGCCCTCCTCGGTGATATGCTCTCTCATGCGGCGCTGCCCGGGGTTTGCCTCGCGTTTTTGATTGCCGGACGCTCTCCTCTCGCCCTTTTACTTGGCGCGGGGATCGCCGCGTGGCTTGGGGCGCAGCTTGTCAGCGCGATCACCGATACAACGCGCATCAAAGCCGATGCCGCCATTGGGATCGTCCTTGCCTCGTTCTTCGCCTTAGGGATTGCCTTGCTGTCTTCTATTCAAAAACGCGATGATGCCGCCCAAGCCGGTTTGGATAAATTCATCTTTGGGCAGGCAGCGGCAATGTCCGCCAGCGATATTCTCCTGATCGTCCTTGCCGGCGGGGTGATTCTGCTCAGCATCATCGCCTTTTGGAAGGAATTCAAACTGATCACCTTTGATCCCGAATTCGCCGGGGCAAATGGCTATCCGGTGCGGTTCTTTAAGGCGCTTTTGGCAACGCTGATCGCGGCGGGCATCGTCTTAGGGCTGCAATTGGCGGGCGTCATTCTCATGGTAGGCTTGCTCGTCGCTCCAGCGGCGGCAGCACGGCAGTGGGTGAAATCGCTGGCAGGGATGGCCCTTTTAGCGGCGTGCTTTGGCGGATTTTCTGGCGCGGCGGGGGCATTTCTCAGCAGCATAGAGCGCGGCTTGCCAACAGGTCCACTGATCATCGTTGTGGCGTCGGCGTTGGTGGGGGTGTCGCTTTTGGTTGCCCCCGAACGGGGCATTCTTGCCGTAATGCGCGGGACAAGCCGAACAAAGGCGAGCTAA